Part of the Solanum pennellii chromosome 10, SPENNV200 genome is shown below.
CTAGTATACTGGAAACTTCGCGTCCACTTGACAATGAGCAAAACTGATGGACGATTCAGAAATAACATAACAAAGCCAGAAAAGCTAATATTTTACCGACCATCCATACACCAATCTTGATGATGATTCACTGCAACTCATATGAGGAAAAACTGAAACCAAATCTTCCCTCATTTGTGCATTTCAGTTCCAACTTCTGGAAAGGACTGCCAAAATAAATCCAATCACTTCCTTATCGACTTTAAACGTAAGAAGTTTTATAATAGATGGGCAAGGTTCATGAACATGAAATAGGTACTCCATATTAATGGGAAGACATCAAAGAGAAAGAGTTTGGTAAAAGATGGTACCTGCTATTAGGATCGTAATAGAAGCCATTGATGGAGCCATCACTACTGGAGAAGCAAACATAATAAAAACCCGCAATTGTCAACCCACAGTCTGTTCCAACATTCACGAAGTATTGTTCTTTCCATCTCTGCAAAGTCAAAGTCAGAATGGTAACATATCATGACTGCTGCAATCAAGCTCCTTTACTGTGTAAATCAGTAATAGAAGACATGTTACCATGAATATGTACGGGTAGTTATTCAGGTCCAGTGATTTACCACCATCGACGTCCACTTGGCTCTGAAAAGGGCAGAAAAGATCAAGAAGGCTGAGTATCTGCATTTAAAAAAGAAGCTCTGACTGCTTACCAGAAGGGGTGAAAATGACGGGAACTTGGTCCAGTGCTTTATGTCATCTTCTGATCTGATCATAAAACCAAACCAGTTAGATAAACTTCTAAGCTTGTAAATTAGTCTAACCATTTGGAATAAATATTGGTCAATGTATAAAGAGGAGGAAAAGAGCATACGTGGCGCCCCATTTGCCAGTGAAGAAAGTATAGTTCTTGGTATCAACAATTTCTCCTTCCCAGAAAGTAACTACCTGGCAATACCACGAAGAACTGGTGTTAACCTGCTATACTATATTTTCGAGGTAGGCCcatgataaatatataaaagagcATTCAGAACATATTGGATAACTGTCTTTTTACCAAAAAACAGAAAACAAATCACAGAACAGAGTTTCAATAACATGCTGAAGACTGATAACAACTTAACGAATCTCTTCCACAGTAAGTTAATTCTCTATGGAAATGAAACTACTAAAGAGACAAGAGGGTGTGCACCTCTCTGTACTTTGTGTGTTGCCAGCCTTTTACAGCAGCTCTACTATAATAATATTGAGAATTAGGTAACTACTTGATTGTTTAAGGCTAATAGCAGAAGTAAGAAGTTCTAAAGGACAAGGAGACCCAGCTTCAAGTGGTTACCAAACTAACAGATTCCGTGTTGCCAGTTTACAGCTCAAGTGTATGGAGAATTAGGtcacttctattttattttttaataagtgGGAATTAGGTAATTACTTGATTGTTAAAGGTTTAAAATAGAAGAATGAGTTCAACAAACATGTATTGATTTAAAAGGTTTAACAAGAGAATagcattaaaaatataaagaaatattaattcGTAAGAAGCAGAACTTTGATTTCACTTATAAGAGATATAACTGCAGAATCTTTGACAGTGATTGGTAAAAGTACCTGCTATTAGATTTCATGCATATAAGGGAATGATAAGAAAATTCCTGAGTTTTTTTTACCTTTGGGGGCTAAGGATCATTTGCAGGGTCATATCAGCGAAAACTTTAGGACAAGGCAGCAATTACAGCTAATTGTAAAAAGCAGTTCTTGGAACTAGAGATAATCAACAAAATTGACTGTGAACTTGTGAGGACAGTAAAAATGTATGTGAGTACTGCTCTGCTAGACCAAAGAGATTAATGAGACCAAAATAGCTAGCtgcagagagagagagagagagagactaCTGATATGCCCAAAACAAATAACGAACTAAACTGCTCTTTCTTCATGAAGAGCAGTTTATAGCTTTCCCTCCCTTTCTTTTCTGGGTGGCGAGGTTGAGAAGCCtttcttttatgtattatgtattACAAGTAAGAAACAGTGGCATGTTaagtccaaaaataaaaaactaaagatATACCAGAATAGGCAGGAAACAAAATCATCAACCACCAAATTCTAAACAGGAATCAGAAGTTTATTACTCCTTATTTTCCTATGTCGttcaaactcttcaaaaatgtcggGTGCGTGTAAGATATTCCAGAAGTAGTGTTTCGAGAATCCGACGCGGTTATGGCatatttttggagagtccgagcaacagATATTTTTTCTGCTAGAGCATCTACAGCAGAAAACAATATATAGGACGTTTAATTCAACTAGAAACTCTCAGATATATTATTTAGATTGTTGGCATAAAGCATGGGTAATGATTTTTGAATTATCCTGGATGAAGCAGCAAAAAGTATAGGAACTGTCGAATAAAACATGTTACCTCGACACCACTTGAAATCATAGAAGAAAAATTAGACCAGTTAGATTAAGACCCTCTTTGTTCATCAATGACATTTCAAGCAACATGTTACCACCGGTGTAGC
Proteins encoded:
- the LOC107031936 gene encoding glucose-induced degradation protein 4 homolog, giving the protein MPVRVVETSSALSQPSGGTSGNTLPSVCTLLSVGQAFSGTQNVSSQQKDEAWRVNVRIQGCDLDHGYLCGTMEALNVPMADTPVVTFWEGEIVDTKNYTFFTGKWGATSEDDIKHWTKFPSFSPLLSQVDVDGGKSLDLNNYPYIFMRWKEQYFVNVGTDCGLTIAGFYYVCFSSSDGSINGFYYDPNSSPFQKLELKCTNEGRFGFSFSSYELQ